One window of the Wolbachia endosymbiont of Ctenocephalides felis wCfeJ genome contains the following:
- the pdxH gene encoding pyridoxamine 5'-phosphate oxidase, which produces MIFLPEKDPFDLFSQWYKAVLNSSCKEPTAMTLATCSKDYIPSARVVLLKEYSEESFVFFTNVNSRKGKELTENPKAALVFHWIEFSRQVRIEGDVKLLDGEKTDEYFSSRARDSQISAWCSKQSSVLKNWQDFEQAITLKEKELYNTQVPRPDFWVGFCVIPKVIEFWQEGEHRRHTRFRYTLAKGSNWKVEQLYP; this is translated from the coding sequence TCAATTCTTCATGTAAAGAGCCAACTGCAATGACGCTGGCGACTTGTAGCAAAGACTACATTCCATCTGCAAGAGTAGTATTGCTAAAGGAATATAGCGAAGAAAGCTTCGTGTTCTTCACTAATGTAAATAGCAGAAAAGGAAAAGAATTGACCGAGAACCCCAAAGCTGCACTGGTATTTCACTGGATAGAGTTTTCTAGGCAGGTACGAATTGAGGGAGATGTTAAACTCCTAGACGGTGAAAAAACTGACGAATATTTCTCCTCTCGAGCACGCGATAGTCAAATTAGCGCATGGTGTTCAAAACAATCGAGCGTTCTGAAAAATTGGCAAGATTTTGAGCAAGCTATCACACTAAAGGAAAAAGAACTTTACAATACACAAGTTCCTCGTCCTGACTTTTGGGTGGGATTCTGCGTAATCCCAAAAGTAATTGAATTTTGGCAAGAAGGTGAACATAGAAGACACACTAGATTTAGATATACTCTTGCTAAGGGAAGCAATTGGAAGGTGGAACAATTATATCCCTAA
- the rpmF gene encoding 50S ribosomal protein L32, giving the protein MAVPKRKKSKSRRNMHRSHHAIEPKNIVVCSTTGEFMLPHNIAVDGSYKGKRVFIKQQAE; this is encoded by the coding sequence TTGGCAGTTCCAAAGAGAAAAAAGTCAAAGTCAAGGCGTAATATGCATCGTTCTCATCATGCTATTGAGCCTAAGAACATTGTGGTATGCTCAACAACTGGGGAGTTTATGTTACCTCACAACATAGCAGTTGATGGCAGCTATAAAGGAAAACGGGTTTTCATCAAACAACAGGCAGAATAA
- the plsX gene encoding phosphate acyltransferase PlsX, translating into MLPTVNNNIVIALDAMGGDFAPLSVIQGADFFLGNLTNPDTKVFFHVYGDQKEISPLLSKYSRVRDNSELIHCSDNVLANDKPSFALRHRKDSSMKAAIVAVKEGKASGVVSSGNTGALMAISRFILGTLPNIYRPAIVSVCPTKTKSFALLDLGANVDCNADSLFQFALMGSIFARIALKVDNPEVALLNIGTEEVKGNDSVRGAFELLKNTPSINFKGYVEASKFLEGNVDVIVADGFVGNVMLKTAEATASTFIDLIKQEIFSSWITKVLVGMLLKSKLSKALMRFNPQIRSGAMFLGLNGIVIKSHGNSDAISFAHAIKFAVNAISENLNQKIISEVSHVE; encoded by the coding sequence ATGTTACCCACGGTCAACAATAACATAGTCATTGCACTTGACGCTATGGGAGGTGATTTTGCACCTCTCTCAGTGATTCAAGGTGCTGATTTTTTTTTGGGCAACCTTACTAACCCAGACACTAAAGTTTTTTTTCATGTTTATGGAGATCAGAAAGAGATATCTCCTCTGCTCTCGAAATACAGCAGGGTCAGAGATAATTCTGAGTTGATTCATTGTTCTGACAATGTTCTTGCAAACGATAAACCATCTTTTGCGCTGAGGCATCGTAAGGACTCAAGTATGAAGGCTGCAATTGTTGCAGTGAAGGAAGGTAAAGCTTCTGGGGTAGTGTCTTCAGGCAATACTGGAGCGTTGATGGCAATTTCCAGATTTATTTTAGGAACACTGCCAAACATTTATCGCCCTGCTATTGTATCTGTTTGTCCAACGAAGACAAAGAGCTTTGCGCTGCTTGACCTTGGAGCAAATGTTGATTGTAATGCTGACTCGTTATTTCAATTTGCATTAATGGGGAGTATATTTGCAAGAATAGCATTAAAAGTTGACAATCCTGAGGTCGCTTTGCTAAATATTGGTACAGAAGAAGTTAAAGGCAATGACTCAGTACGAGGAGCTTTTGAGTTGCTCAAGAATACTCCAAGTATTAACTTCAAAGGATATGTAGAAGCAAGCAAATTTTTAGAGGGTAATGTAGATGTGATTGTTGCCGATGGTTTTGTTGGCAATGTAATGCTTAAAACGGCTGAAGCAACTGCTAGTACTTTTATCGATTTAATAAAGCAGGAAATATTCAGCTCGTGGATAACAAAAGTGCTTGTTGGTATGTTGTTGAAATCCAAATTAAGTAAGGCACTAATGCGTTTTAATCCTCAAATTAGAAGTGGTGCTATGTTTTTAGGGCTAAATGGTATTGTCATTAAAAGTCATGGAAATTCTGATGCTATTTCTTTTGCTCATGCTATAAAATTTGCAGTAAATGCCATTAGTGAAAATTTAAACCAGAAGATAATTAGTGAGGTAAGTCACGTTGAATAA
- a CDS encoding beta-ketoacyl-ACP synthase III, translating to MNKSFILSTGSYLPKKTLSNDEIALMVETSDEWIRQRTGITQRHIADEGELTSDLAVNAARNAIEKAQISVDEVGLIIVATTTPDKTFPSCAAIVQNKLKCKNAFAFDVQAACSGFIYAVTVADSLIKANKRIKYALVIGAEIMSRIVDWKDRSTCVLFGDGAGAVIMKSAAHCSEIAENSLRGIISTNLYSGSNIDILCTSGGVSSTGNSGKICMNGREVFKHAVEKLTASIEETLRCNNLKIANIDWLIPHQANIRIIEAVVKKLDFPMEKVANTVDQHANTSAASIPLALDYAIQESKIKPGSLGLLIAIGAGLTWGSVLLRY from the coding sequence TTGAATAAAAGTTTTATATTAAGCACTGGATCTTACCTGCCAAAAAAAACATTAAGTAATGATGAAATTGCACTAATGGTTGAGACAAGTGATGAATGGATTAGACAGAGAACAGGAATAACTCAAAGGCATATAGCAGATGAGGGAGAATTAACATCGGATCTGGCTGTCAACGCGGCGAGGAATGCTATAGAAAAAGCTCAAATTTCAGTGGATGAAGTTGGTTTAATCATAGTGGCAACAACAACACCCGACAAAACCTTTCCTAGCTGTGCAGCTATTGTGCAAAATAAGCTAAAGTGCAAAAACGCGTTTGCCTTTGATGTGCAAGCAGCATGCTCTGGTTTTATATACGCAGTTACAGTTGCTGATTCGCTTATAAAAGCTAACAAGAGAATTAAATATGCGCTGGTTATAGGTGCTGAGATAATGTCCAGAATTGTTGATTGGAAAGATAGATCAACTTGCGTACTATTTGGTGACGGTGCAGGTGCGGTGATAATGAAATCTGCAGCACATTGTAGTGAAATAGCAGAAAATTCCTTAAGGGGTATAATATCAACCAACTTATATTCCGGTAGTAACATAGACATATTATGTACAAGTGGGGGAGTATCCTCAACTGGCAATTCTGGAAAAATATGTATGAATGGAAGAGAAGTATTCAAGCATGCAGTAGAGAAGTTAACAGCCTCAATAGAAGAAACACTAAGATGCAATAATTTAAAAATTGCTAATATTGATTGGCTGATTCCCCATCAAGCAAACATTCGTATCATTGAAGCTGTAGTAAAGAAATTAGATTTTCCTATGGAAAAAGTAGCTAATACAGTTGATCAACATGCAAATACTTCAGCAGCGTCGATCCCGCTAGCACTCGATTATGCAATACAAGAGTCAAAAATAAAACCAGGAAGCCTGGGACTACTGATTGCAATAGGCGCAGGCCTAACCTGGGGTTCCGTATTGCTACGCTACTGA
- a CDS encoding aminopeptidase P family protein codes for MSKIEEFRSFIHEINVDAFILHTKDGYLNEYSEELTKLCGFTGTNGLLIVTKNNKCPFFTDGRYITQARNQLDQGNFQVYNIQEEDPREWVKANLTLTTSLSYYPQYFTVKEIRKYEDICKLVPCSIKKESSYRKQTIVTHAIEYSGEGSQNKCERVAKSIDKEAEVVLLTDPNSISWLLNLRNENAKYTPCILGRAILYKSSDVDLFVHDKEHSTIEANLDNHINIFDVSELENSLSKLNSIMIDPSTTPMSIMTVIQNKQVVEREDPCLIHKAVKNQIEITGAINAHIRDGVAVTNFLCWLENNIGNEVTELNAEEKLLEYRKEQDLFKQPSFPTISAFNENGAIIHYRASSQTNKAVQKDGLYLIDSGGQYLDGTTDVTRTVAIGNPTTEQIAHYTIVLKAHIAVASAVFPLGTTGGELDILARVHLWKFGIDYMHGTGHGVGSYLSVHEGPQAISKGNKVKLMPGMILSNEPGYYIPGKYGIRIENLMYVDKQENGFLNFKQLTSIPYDRRLIDTKMLTKDEIDWINNYHQFVYKNLENSVKDKGWLEKACSPL; via the coding sequence TTGTCAAAAATCGAAGAATTTCGGTCTTTTATACATGAAATAAATGTCGATGCATTTATTTTGCATACCAAGGACGGATATTTGAATGAGTATTCAGAGGAGCTAACAAAGCTGTGTGGTTTCACAGGAACAAATGGGCTGCTCATTGTTACAAAAAACAACAAATGCCCATTTTTTACTGATGGACGCTATATCACACAAGCTCGCAATCAGCTCGATCAGGGCAATTTTCAAGTATATAATATACAAGAAGAGGATCCACGCGAGTGGGTAAAAGCAAACTTAACATTGACTACCTCACTAAGTTATTATCCACAATACTTTACTGTAAAAGAGATAAGGAAATATGAAGATATTTGTAAATTAGTACCTTGTTCAATTAAAAAAGAAAGTAGTTATAGAAAACAAACGATAGTTACACATGCAATTGAATATTCTGGTGAAGGTAGTCAGAATAAATGTGAAAGAGTAGCAAAAAGCATAGATAAAGAAGCTGAAGTAGTACTTCTGACTGATCCCAATTCAATTTCATGGTTATTAAATTTAAGAAATGAAAATGCTAAATATACTCCATGTATATTAGGCCGTGCTATATTGTATAAAAGCAGTGATGTTGATTTGTTTGTTCACGACAAAGAACATTCAACTATAGAAGCAAATTTAGATAACCATATAAATATTTTTGATGTTAGTGAATTAGAAAATTCGCTGAGCAAGCTAAATTCGATAATGATAGATCCAAGTACAACTCCAATGAGTATTATGACTGTAATACAAAATAAGCAGGTAGTTGAAAGAGAGGATCCTTGCTTGATTCATAAAGCAGTAAAAAATCAAATTGAAATAACTGGGGCTATAAACGCACACATTCGAGATGGAGTAGCAGTTACAAATTTTCTATGTTGGCTTGAAAATAATATTGGCAATGAAGTCACTGAACTTAATGCTGAAGAGAAACTCTTAGAATATAGAAAAGAGCAGGATTTGTTTAAGCAACCGAGTTTTCCAACAATTTCTGCATTTAATGAAAATGGAGCAATTATTCATTACCGTGCAAGTAGTCAGACGAATAAGGCAGTTCAGAAAGATGGACTATACTTGATTGACTCTGGTGGCCAATATCTTGACGGCACAACCGATGTTACAAGAACTGTAGCAATTGGCAACCCAACTACTGAACAAATAGCCCACTATACGATAGTACTCAAAGCTCACATTGCTGTAGCAAGCGCAGTCTTCCCTCTTGGCACTACTGGTGGAGAATTAGATATCTTGGCACGTGTTCACTTATGGAAATTTGGAATAGATTACATGCATGGCACGGGGCATGGAGTAGGAAGCTATCTTTCAGTACACGAAGGGCCACAGGCAATATCAAAAGGAAATAAAGTGAAACTTATGCCAGGGATGATACTCTCCAACGAACCTGGTTATTACATTCCAGGGAAGTATGGAATAAGAATTGAGAATCTGATGTATGTTGACAAGCAAGAAAATGGCTTTTTAAACTTTAAACAATTGACCTCCATTCCTTACGATAGAAGACTAATAGACACAAAAATGCTTACCAAAGATGAAATTGACTGGATAAATAACTACCATCAATTTGTCTATAAAAACTTAGAAAATAGCGTGAAAGATAAAGGATGGTTAGAGAAAGCATGTAGTCCCTTATAA
- a CDS encoding Hsp70 family protein encodes MRPIQISEPNSNETVFGIDLGTTNSLIAIVNKAGDVEIFKDEQGRELLPSALSYENNILKTGYDVSSGAIYSIKRLMGKSVKDLHKEGINFEIDDESEKVIRVKCAEDRYLTPVEISAEILKALCERVKKSTGMEVKKAVITVPAYFDDSARNATKYAAKLAGIEVLRLVNEPTAAALSYSIEKNNNSGIHAVYDLGGGTFDISILKLHQGVFQVLAVGGDTKLGGDDFDHLLSSIVLDKYREQVGSSESVIPVPRHWDPENLIANEHTKNLYNKNWIPASATYVAGPSLIELRTVKEYLSENTVGTFEFNINGKLFKCEITKEEFEQAISPLVSKTVNIVTRTIDDIDLRIDDIKGVILVGGATRVPLVHESLVKLFGNKVLNDVDPDKAVVIGAALQAHYLTSSSKDRNILLDVLPLSLGIETMGGIVEKIIPRNTPLPVSETKEFTTYVDGQTAMKIHVCQGEREMIEDNKSLAQFELKGIPPLPVGSARVEIEFTVNVDGILTVTAREKTTGIEQTVEINSSFGLSEADVQDMVNQSINNFDEDMKARSLAEAKINGNKLIHLIEGDNSLSSDQRLKNLLQNAKKALQGNDLSEINNTIAKLENSSLELCELTNR; translated from the coding sequence ATGCGGCCAATACAAATTTCTGAACCCAATTCAAATGAAACAGTGTTTGGTATAGACCTTGGCACTACCAATTCTTTAATTGCTATAGTGAATAAAGCTGGCGACGTGGAGATATTTAAAGATGAGCAAGGAAGAGAACTGCTACCTTCTGCTCTTTCATATGAAAATAACATATTGAAAACCGGCTACGATGTGAGCTCAGGTGCAATTTACTCGATAAAACGTTTAATGGGTAAAAGTGTCAAAGACTTGCACAAAGAAGGCATCAATTTTGAAATAGATGACGAAAGTGAAAAAGTTATCAGGGTAAAATGTGCAGAGGATAGATATCTCACTCCTGTTGAAATATCTGCTGAGATATTAAAAGCTCTATGTGAGAGGGTAAAAAAGTCTACGGGGATGGAAGTAAAAAAAGCAGTGATTACTGTGCCAGCTTACTTTGACGACTCAGCGCGTAACGCAACTAAGTATGCAGCAAAATTAGCTGGCATAGAAGTTCTTCGTCTTGTCAATGAGCCAACAGCCGCCGCACTTTCTTACTCGATTGAAAAGAACAACAACAGTGGGATACATGCAGTTTACGACCTTGGTGGCGGGACATTTGATATTTCAATATTGAAATTACACCAAGGAGTGTTTCAAGTTCTTGCAGTTGGTGGTGATACCAAACTTGGTGGTGATGATTTTGACCATCTGCTAAGCTCAATCGTGCTTGATAAGTATAGAGAACAGGTGGGTTCAAGTGAAAGCGTTATCCCAGTGCCCAGACACTGGGATCCAGAAAACTTGATTGCAAATGAACATACCAAAAATTTATATAATAAGAACTGGATTCCAGCGTCAGCTACTTATGTGGCAGGGCCATCACTTATTGAATTACGTACTGTAAAAGAATATCTGAGCGAAAACACTGTAGGTACTTTTGAATTCAACATCAACGGCAAATTATTTAAATGCGAAATTACCAAAGAAGAATTCGAACAAGCAATAAGTCCTTTGGTTAGTAAGACTGTCAATATAGTCACTCGTACTATAGACGATATAGATCTTAGAATTGATGACATAAAAGGAGTAATTTTAGTTGGTGGTGCAACTAGAGTGCCATTAGTTCACGAATCACTAGTCAAGCTCTTTGGCAATAAGGTACTGAATGATGTAGATCCAGACAAAGCAGTTGTTATTGGGGCAGCTTTGCAGGCTCATTATTTAACTTCAAGCTCAAAAGATAGGAACATTCTCTTGGACGTTTTGCCTTTATCACTTGGCATAGAAACTATGGGAGGAATAGTTGAAAAGATCATACCAAGAAACACGCCATTGCCGGTTTCAGAAACAAAAGAGTTTACAACTTACGTCGATGGGCAAACGGCAATGAAAATTCACGTTTGTCAGGGGGAACGTGAAATGATAGAAGATAACAAATCTCTAGCGCAATTTGAACTCAAAGGTATACCGCCACTGCCTGTAGGTTCAGCAAGAGTTGAGATAGAGTTTACAGTTAATGTTGACGGGATATTGACTGTTACTGCACGAGAAAAAACTACCGGAATCGAGCAGACAGTTGAAATAAATTCAAGTTTTGGCCTAAGTGAAGCCGATGTTCAAGATATGGTTAACCAGTCAATAAACAACTTTGATGAAGATATGAAGGCTCGTTCCCTTGCAGAAGCTAAAATTAATGGCAACAAACTCATACATTTGATTGAAGGCGATAATAGTCTTTCCTCTGATCAAAGGTTAAAAAATCTACTGCAAAACGCAAAAAAAGCTTTACAAGGAAATGATTTGAGTGAAATCAATAATACTATTGCCAAATTAGAAAACTCTTCCTTAGAGCTGTGTGAATTGACAAATAGATAA
- a CDS encoding iron-sulfur cluster co-chaperone HscB C-terminal domain-containing protein, with the protein MSSNYFTLFEIEPAFNISFDELEKKYIELSRADINERQSKNMENINKAYQVLKSPLKRAEHLLDLLGVKSQKDHLSSEILNESMEIREYLLDCDDLQFASRMIDEKIKSCTKNLINAFAIKNFDEAAMQVLRLKYLYKSLEEMKKNAANTNF; encoded by the coding sequence ATGTCTAGCAACTATTTTACATTGTTCGAAATCGAACCAGCTTTCAACATCAGTTTTGATGAGCTAGAGAAAAAATATATTGAGCTCAGCAGAGCTGATATAAATGAAAGGCAGTCGAAAAACATGGAAAATATAAATAAAGCTTACCAAGTGCTCAAATCACCACTAAAACGTGCCGAGCATTTGCTGGATCTTTTGGGGGTAAAAAGCCAAAAGGATCATCTGAGCTCTGAAATATTGAATGAATCAATGGAAATAAGAGAGTACTTACTAGACTGTGATGATCTACAATTTGCAAGTAGGATGATTGATGAAAAAATAAAGAGTTGCACCAAAAATCTAATTAATGCTTTCGCTATAAAGAATTTTGATGAAGCTGCGATGCAAGTTTTGAGATTGAAATATTTATACAAGTCACTTGAGGAAATGAAGAAAAATGCGGCCAATACAAATTTCTGA
- a CDS encoding HesB/IscA family protein, producing MSKYQGVNAAKKDKKLITITANAVERIRYLLDRKQHANLGKSEEAIGIRVLIKQKGCSGLKYDIEYAYDIRPLESVIEESCSDGQKVKVLIDPKSVMFILGSEMDYVEEKLSSGFVFKNPNERGKCGCGESFHV from the coding sequence ATGAGTAAATATCAAGGAGTAAATGCTGCGAAGAAAGATAAAAAACTTATCACTATCACTGCAAATGCAGTGGAAAGGATAAGGTATTTATTGGATCGAAAACAGCATGCTAACCTTGGGAAGTCAGAAGAAGCAATAGGAATAAGGGTACTAATTAAACAAAAAGGATGTTCCGGCTTAAAATATGATATTGAATATGCATATGATATTCGTCCTTTAGAGTCAGTAATTGAAGAAAGCTGCAGTGATGGCCAAAAAGTCAAGGTATTGATCGATCCAAAATCTGTCATGTTTATCCTTGGCTCTGAAATGGATTATGTGGAGGAAAAACTCTCATCTGGTTTTGTTTTCAAAAACCCTAATGAGAGAGGAAAATGTGGTTGTGGAGAGAGTTTTCATGTCTAG
- the iscU gene encoding Fe-S cluster assembly scaffold IscU has protein sequence MSYNEKILDHYENPRNVGSLDKNDPNVGTGLVGAPSCGDVMKLQIKVNDKGVIEDAKFKTFGCGSAIASSSLLTEMIKGKTIEDVTKIKNTQIVEELSLPPVKIHCSVLAEDAIKAAIHDYQNKQK, from the coding sequence ATGAGTTATAATGAGAAAATTTTAGATCATTATGAAAATCCAAGGAATGTTGGCTCTCTGGATAAAAATGATCCAAATGTTGGCACTGGCCTCGTTGGTGCGCCATCATGTGGCGATGTGATGAAGCTACAAATAAAAGTTAATGATAAAGGCGTTATCGAAGATGCAAAATTTAAAACTTTTGGTTGTGGTTCTGCTATCGCTTCGAGCTCTTTGCTCACAGAGATGATCAAAGGAAAAACCATTGAGGATGTAACAAAGATAAAAAACACGCAAATAGTAGAAGAATTGTCTTTGCCGCCAGTGAAGATACACTGCTCGGTGCTTGCTGAAGATGCTATAAAAGCTGCTATTCACGATTACCAAAATAAACAAAAATAG